One window of the Zea mays cultivar B73 chromosome 3, Zm-B73-REFERENCE-NAM-5.0, whole genome shotgun sequence genome contains the following:
- the LOC542753 gene encoding chloroplast srp54 receptor 1: MAAPSHVLPFLSPAGGCAASSARAHSGYRAGLLRCSAAAGQAGFFTRLGRLIKEKAKSDVEKLFSGFSKTRENLSVVDELLTYWNLADTDRVLDDLEEALLVSDFGPKISFRIVDTLREEIRDGKLKSGAEIKAALKRCILELLTSKGGNSELNLGFRKPAVIMIVGVNGGGKTTSLGKLAYRFKNEGVKVLMAAGDTFRAAARDQLEVWAERTGSEIVIDNDKKAQPPAVLSQAVKRGKREGFDVVLCDTSGRLHTNYGLMEELVSCKKVLAKALPGAPNEILLVLDGTTGLNMLQQAREFNDVVGVTGFILTKLDGTARGGCVVSVVDELGIPVKFIGVGEGMEDLQPFDAEAFVEAIFP, translated from the exons ATGGCGGCACCCTCCCACGTCCTCCCGTTCCTGTCCCCCGCCGGCGGGTGTGCCGCCTCCTCCGCCCGCGCCCACTCTGGCTACCGCGCTGGTCTCCTGCGCTGCTCGGCCGCGGCCGGCCAGGCGGGCTTCTTCACTCGCCTCGGTCGCCTCATAAAGGAGAAGGCCAAGAGCGACGTGGAGAAGCTCTTCTCCGGCTTCTCCAAGACCCGCGAGAACCTCTCTGTCGTCGACGAGCTCCTTACTTACTGGAACCTTGCCGACACCGACCGCGTCCTCGACGACCTCGAGGAG GCGCTGCTGGTCTCGGACTTCGGGCCCAAAATCTCATTCCGGATCGTCGACACGCTCCGCGAGGAGATCCGCGACGGCAAGCTCAAGTCTGGCGCCGAGATAAAG GCCGCGCTGAAAAGGTGCATCCTGGAACTGCTGACGAGCAAGGGCGGCAACTCGGAGCTCAATCTCGGATTCAG GAAGCCGGCTGTCATCATGATCGTGGGAGTGAATGGCGGGGGAAAGACGACCTCGCTAG GGAAGCTTGCTTACAGGTTTAAGAACGAAGGTGTCAAG GTATTGATGGCAGCAGGTGATACCTTCAGAGCAGCAGCTCGTGACCAGCTAGAAGTTTGGGCTGAGAGAACTGGTTCAGAGATTGTCATTGACAATGACAAGAAGGCACAGCCTCCAGCAG TTCTTTCGCAGGCAGTAAAGCGCGGGAAGCGTGAAGGGTTTGATGTGGTTCTATGTGATACATCAGGAA GACTTCATACAAATTATGGTTTGATGGAAGAGCTGGTTTCTTGCAAAAAAGTCCTAGCTAAAGCGCTTCCTGGTGCTCCAAAT GAGATTTTACTGGTTCTCGATGGAACGACTGGCTTGAACATGTTACAGCAAGCAAGGGAGTTCAATGAT GTTGTAGGAGTCACTGGATTCATCCTGACAAAGCTCGATGGCACTGCGCGCGGTGGCTGTGTG GTTAGCGTTGTGGATGAGCTTGGCATCCCGGTGAAGTTCATTGGGGTTGGTGAAGGGATGGAAGACCTGCAACCTTTTGACGCCGAGGCATTTGTTGAAGCCATCTTCCCATGA
- the LOC100284661 gene encoding CFM6 isoform X2, with the protein MATRILSRQNLRKLASFTLQNISQRQLVPPYPPALSKFLSPLYLSGHSLAVRWATYGSVNLVLSDDGKPKFQIEEVEPSTKRRYLTKKRLKLQRKKEKKKRKEANKNDPRRIRPKGKKIKQKFPTPEARLKYKIEKAKLKEARLVEKLKKYEIAKAQGPMAKVDDLSGEERFYLKKVSQKKSNYVPVGRRGVFGGVILNMHLHWKKHETVKVICKPCKPGQIQEYANEIARLSGGIPVNVIGDDTIVFYRGKSYVQPEVMSPVDTLSKKKALEKSKYEQSLETVRRFIAISEKELELYYRHVALYGISQSQKSDLVCGDDREASLLKMEGLDRGKGQEPHLATNHFSDLHIGDVSESDEEDSSGSEYDADDDDNETESMASVSEDAS; encoded by the exons ATGGCAACCCGTATCCTGTCGCGTCAAAATCTGAGAAAGTTGGCTTCGTTCACGCTCCAGAATATATCCCAGAGGCAACTAGTTCCGCCTTATCCTCCAGCTCTCAG CAAATTCCTGAGCCCCCTTTACCTGTCTGGGCATTCATTGGCTGTGAGATGGGCAACCTATGGATCAGTGAATCTAGTTTTGTCCGATGATGGAAAACCCAAGTTTCAAATTGAGGAGGTGGAGCCCTCCACAAAGAGAAGGTATTTGACAAAGAAGCGTTTGAAGcttcaaaggaagaaggaaaagaagaagaggaaggaggCAAATAAAAATGACCCACGGCGCATCAGGCCTAAGGGAAAGAAAATAAAACAGAAATTTCCCACACCTGAAGCTAGGCTAAAATATAAGATCGAGAAG GCCAAACTAAAGGAAGCTAGGTTGGTAGAAAAACTAAAGAAGTATGAGATTGCCAAAGCCCAAGGCCCTATGGCTAAAGTGGATGATCTTAGCGGCGAAGAAAGATTTTACTTGAAGAAGGTTTCACAGAAAAAATCAAATTATGTCCCTGTTGGAAGGCGAGGAGTGTTTGGAGGCGTAATTCTGAACATGCATTTGCATTGGAAAAAACATGAAACTGTGAAGGTCATATGTAAGCCCTGCAAACCAGGGCAGATCCAGGAATATGCAAACGAGATAGCCCGACTGAGCGGTGGCATCCCTGTCAACGTCATTGGAGATGACACCATAGTCTTCTATCGAGGAAAGAGCTATGTTCAGCCAGAAGTTATGTCACCTGTTGATACACTGTCAAAGaaaaag GCACTTGAAAAATCAAAATACGAACAGTCGCTGGAGACAGTTCGGCGTTTCATTGCAATATCCGAGAAGGAACTTGAGCTTTATTACCGGCATGTCGCACTTTATGGAATTTCACAATCCCAGAAATCTGATCTTGTTTGCGGTGATGATAGAGAAGCTTCTTTGCTCAAAATGGAGGGATTGGATCGAGGGAAGGGCCAAGAGCCTCACCTGGCTACGAATCATTTCTCTGATCTTCACATTGGTGATGTTTCTGAATCCGACGAGGAAGATAGTTCCGGCAGTGAATATGATGctgacgacgacgacaacgagaCCGAAAGCATGGCCAGCGTTTCTGAAGACGCTAGCTAA
- the LOC100284661 gene encoding CFM6 isoform X1 codes for MATRILSRQNLRKLASFTLQNISQRQLVPPYPPALRSTIVSPSKFLSPLYLSGHSLAVRWATYGSVNLVLSDDGKPKFQIEEVEPSTKRRYLTKKRLKLQRKKEKKKRKEANKNDPRRIRPKGKKIKQKFPTPEARLKYKIEKAKLKEARLVEKLKKYEIAKAQGPMAKVDDLSGEERFYLKKVSQKKSNYVPVGRRGVFGGVILNMHLHWKKHETVKVICKPCKPGQIQEYANEIARLSGGIPVNVIGDDTIVFYRGKSYVQPEVMSPVDTLSKKKALEKSKYEQSLETVRRFIAISEKELELYYRHVALYGISQSQKSDLVCGDDREASLLKMEGLDRGKGQEPHLATNHFSDLHIGDVSESDEEDSSGSEYDADDDDNETESMASVSEDAS; via the exons ATGGCAACCCGTATCCTGTCGCGTCAAAATCTGAGAAAGTTGGCTTCGTTCACGCTCCAGAATATATCCCAGAGGCAACTAGTTCCGCCTTATCCTCCAGCTCTCAG ATCCACTATTGTTTCCCCCAGCAAATTCCTGAGCCCCCTTTACCTGTCTGGGCATTCATTGGCTGTGAGATGGGCAACCTATGGATCAGTGAATCTAGTTTTGTCCGATGATGGAAAACCCAAGTTTCAAATTGAGGAGGTGGAGCCCTCCACAAAGAGAAGGTATTTGACAAAGAAGCGTTTGAAGcttcaaaggaagaaggaaaagaagaagaggaaggaggCAAATAAAAATGACCCACGGCGCATCAGGCCTAAGGGAAAGAAAATAAAACAGAAATTTCCCACACCTGAAGCTAGGCTAAAATATAAGATCGAGAAG GCCAAACTAAAGGAAGCTAGGTTGGTAGAAAAACTAAAGAAGTATGAGATTGCCAAAGCCCAAGGCCCTATGGCTAAAGTGGATGATCTTAGCGGCGAAGAAAGATTTTACTTGAAGAAGGTTTCACAGAAAAAATCAAATTATGTCCCTGTTGGAAGGCGAGGAGTGTTTGGAGGCGTAATTCTGAACATGCATTTGCATTGGAAAAAACATGAAACTGTGAAGGTCATATGTAAGCCCTGCAAACCAGGGCAGATCCAGGAATATGCAAACGAGATAGCCCGACTGAGCGGTGGCATCCCTGTCAACGTCATTGGAGATGACACCATAGTCTTCTATCGAGGAAAGAGCTATGTTCAGCCAGAAGTTATGTCACCTGTTGATACACTGTCAAAGaaaaag GCACTTGAAAAATCAAAATACGAACAGTCGCTGGAGACAGTTCGGCGTTTCATTGCAATATCCGAGAAGGAACTTGAGCTTTATTACCGGCATGTCGCACTTTATGGAATTTCACAATCCCAGAAATCTGATCTTGTTTGCGGTGATGATAGAGAAGCTTCTTTGCTCAAAATGGAGGGATTGGATCGAGGGAAGGGCCAAGAGCCTCACCTGGCTACGAATCATTTCTCTGATCTTCACATTGGTGATGTTTCTGAATCCGACGAGGAAGATAGTTCCGGCAGTGAATATGATGctgacgacgacgacaacgagaCCGAAAGCATGGCCAGCGTTTCTGAAGACGCTAGCTAA
- the LOC100277245 gene encoding uncharacterized protein isoform X1: MKRKQRALAAAANADLDSDADEPTQTTLPLESFSGDACAALTARYGRSSAPQHRHLLASAAAIRSILLDDGLPLTPASYLPAAVSALRAAGSADPAAAAALASLLVTLLPHIPSSPSPLPPDAASESASALAAFLSSPDASRLPTGTVRSVVKSLGHVTLHLDAAADWDAVAASLEALLAASVDQRAKVRKCAQESVEKLFAYLAQCDCTKKASNAATCMFEKHISSVQSIVHLNSDISEGKETEAAHMLGTMVNLVPYLSKKARKNVFLDAYQLLNPCFTPLTRHTIRLLVTLLDHLKAEGVESEVESLVSLVVAYLPYDEKKPDDTIVSAFHLIKSCLDKLVGRSKLWMEALPTALEAVSGYLTLGRKCSDDIAKVVRDCIDSHINQNIFVTSGPQLTNSRFEGLSDQSALKSICLTINSRLHTCAYPPDSILTIVLGLFLKLGESSFIFMKDILLTLAQFAMKVDKESQLRNVEECIGAAVIAMGPDKVLSLLPITFDENRLTCSNTWLLPILDKYTYGAPLQYFLEHIVPLAKSVQSVLNRVKKRKRKDLKFWTDQLWNLLPSFCRYPIDVHDSVGSLFKLLVQISKCDDCLYKYAVQALQQLVDGTRRLSTGDQDVEIYMELSALFSKPYSFKCARLDKCSKKDACKNLRVLASYSTSLLCTFTDYFLDSSPEKRAHLKVALRCLAQLSGSMNICELFVSLVKRFDLEDTPLEPDSQECKTDEEDRMDELVKKKDRKDAESTEFKTDEVDMKDGESTECKTDEIGRKDEKSTDATVELNNKRSLLLELISTFVEVADEDLLDKLFGFIKSCLLDSSMSCHNKALFALSTIVKEHSEYSLAHLDEMMLLLHGMKSALDNTVLENQLLCYQHLLVHMIKVNEENTSKKAFLILNELIVALKSKKESRKLAYDVLLATSTNLRSPESNSADSDLQRLFTMVMGYLSSPSPHIVSGAIAALSLLIYSDANFCMEVPNLIESVLVLLQHKAIEVTKAALGFVKVLVTSLQPQKLLNLQADIISGILPWSLVTKHHFKGKVVLILEILIRKCGFDAIDLITPDKFKGFVRSVEEGRKGNRNQTDGAHLESKEQGRRDGKRRKLVDSNAETGQGTPSRRAPPNSWSAGKKQGKDFHLKRRTGRGNNPHAAKRRHLSRGSGGKGDRTTSKPKSKWQPGK, from the exons CCAACGCGGACCTCGACTCTGACGCCGACGAGCCCACTCAAACCACGCTCCCCCTCGAGTCCTTCTCCGGTGACGCCTGCGCCGCCCTCACAGCTCGCTACGGCCGCTCGTCCGCCCCGCAGCACCGTCACCTCCTCGCCTCAGCCGCCGCCATCCGGTCCATCCTCCTCGACGACGGCCTGCCCCTTACCCCAGCGTCCTACCTTCCCGCAGCCGTCTCCGCCCTTCGTGCCGCCGGGTCTGCagaccccgccgccgccgccgccctcgcctCTCTGCTTGTCACCCTGCTGCCCCACATCCCATCCTCCCCGTCGCCCCTCCCGCCAGACGCCGCCTCCGAATCTGCCTCCGCACTCGCCGCCTTTCTGTCGTCCCCCGACGCCTCCCGGCTCCCGACAGGCACCGTGCGCTCGGTAGTCAAGTCCCTCGGCCACGTGACCCTCCATCTCGATGCAGCAGCCGATTGGGATGCTGTGGCGGCTTCTCTGGAAGCTCTCCTTGCGGCTTCTGTGGACCAGCGAGCCAAG GTTCGAAAATGCGCGCAGGAGAGTGTTGAGAAGCTGTTTGCTTACTTGGCACAGTGTGATTGCACGAAGAAAGCTAGCAATGCTGCAACTTGCATGTTCGAGAAGCACATTTCTTCAGTCCAAAGTATTGTCCATTTGAATTCAGATATTTCTGAGGGTAAAGAGACAGAAGCAGCTCATATGCTAGGTACAAtggtgaatttagttccatatctATCAAAGAAGGCAAGGAAGAATGTGTTCTTGGATGCTTATCAGTTATTGAACCCTTGTTTTACCCCACTCACGAGGCACACTATAAGGCTTTTGGTAACCTTGTTGGATCATCTGAAGGCTGAAGGTGTTGAATCTGAGGTGGAGAGTCTTGTATCCTTGGTAGTTGCTTACCTGCCTTATGATGAGAAGAAGCCTGATGATACCATTGTCTCAGCATTTCACCTAATTAAAAGTTGCTTGGATAAACTTGTTGGCCGCTCAAAATTGTGGATGGAGGCCCTTCCAACTGCATTGGAGGCAGTTTCAG GATACTTAACTCTGGGCAGAAAATGTTCGGATGATATAGCAAAAGTGGTGCGAGACTGTATTGATTCTCATATTAATCAAAATATTTTTGTCACTAGTGGACCACAGCTTACCAACAGTCGCTTTGAGGGTTTGAGTGATCAAAGTGCCCTGAAATCAATCTGTTTAACAATCAACAGCAGACTTCACACATGTGCTTACCCTCCGGATAGTATCTTAACAATAGTATTGGGTTTATTTCTGAAACTTG GAGAGAGCTCTTTTATCTTTATGAAAGATATCCTACTTACTTTGGCACAGTTTGCTATGAAAGTGGACAAAGAATCACAACTGAGGAAT GTTGAAGAATGCATTGGAGCAGCAGTGATTGCTATGGGACCTGATAAAGTACTTTCATTACTTCCAATAACTTTTGATGAAAACCGCTTGACATGCTCCAATACTTGGCTTCTACCTATTCTGGATAAATATACATATGGAGCCCCGCTGCAATATTTTCTAGAACATATTGTACCACTAGCAAAATCTGTACAAAGTGTATTGAACAGGG TGAAAAAACGGAAACGTAAAGACTTGAAATTTTGGACTGATCAACTGTGGAACTTGCTTCCTTCCTTCTGCCGCTATCCTATCGATGTACACGATAGCGTTGGTTCCCTTTTCAAATTGCTGGtacagatttcaaagtgtgatgaCTGTCTGTACAAATATGCTGTTCAAGCCCTGCAG CAACTTGTAGATGGAACCAGAAGATTAAGTACTGGGGATCAAGATGTTGAAATCTATATGGAACTTTCAGCCTTGTTCTCAAAACCTTACAGCTTCAAATGTGCACGTTTAGATAAGTGTTCCAAAAAAGATGCCTGCAAGAACTTAAGAGTTCTAGCATCATATTCTACCAGTCTTCTCTGCACTTTCACAGACTATTTCCTCGATTCCTCACCTGAAAAGCGTGCTCATTTGAAG GTTGCTTTGAGATGCCTGGCTCAGCTTTCTGGAagcatgaacatatgtgagcttttTGTTTCACTAGTCAAAAGGTTTGATTTAGAAGATACTCCATTGGAGCCAGATAGTCAAGAATGCAAAACTGATGAAGAAGATAGGATGGATGAACTTGTCAAAAAGAAAGATAGGAAGGATGCAGAAAGTACTGAATTCAAAACCGATGAAGTAGACATGAAGGATGGAGAAAGTACTGAATGCAAAACTGATGAGATAGGTAGGAAGGACGAAAAAAGTACTGATGCTACAGTGGAGCTAAATAATAAGAG GTCTCTTCTACTAGAACTCATTTCCACATTTGTTGAAGTTGCTGATGAGGATCTGCTTGATAAACTTTTCGGATTTATCAAGTCTTGTTTGCTG GACAGCAGCATGTCTTGTCACAACAAAGCTCTCTTTGCGTTGAGCACAATTGTGAAG GAACATAGTGAATATTCTTTGGCTCATTTGGATGAAATGATGCTATTGCTTCATGGAATGAAGTCAGCTTTGGATAACACAGTTTTAGAAAACCAACTATTATGCTACCAGCATTTATTGGTTCACATGATTAAA GTTAATGAAGAGAACACCAGCAAGAAGGCATTCTTGATTCTAAATGAACTAATAGTTGCACTGAAG TCTAAGAAGGAAAGTAGAAAATTAGCATATGATGTGCTCCTGGCAACTAGTACAAACTTGAGAAGCCCAGAGTCAAATAGTGCAGATTCAGATCTTCAACGATTGTTTACAATG GTAATGGGATATCTTTCAAGTCCATCTCCTCACATAGTGAGTGGAGCAATTGCTGCACTGTCATTGCTTATATACAGTGACGCTAATTTTTGCATGGAAGTACCGAATCTGATAGAGTCAGTATTAGTTTTGCTGCAACATAAAGCCATTGAAGTAACTAAA GCAGCCTTGGGCTTTGTCAAGGTATTGGTAACTTCTTTGCAACCACAAAAACTATTGAACTTGCAAGCAGATATCATAAGTGGGATATTACCATGGTCATTGGTTACAAAGCATCATTTCAAAGGGAAG GTCGTACTAATATTAGAAATATTAATTAGGAAATGCGGCTTTGATGCTATCGACTTAATTACACCTGACAAGTTCAAGGGCTTTGTTAGAAGTGTTGAAGAG GGTCGCAAAGGAAATCGTAACCAAACTGATGGTGCACATCTGGAGTCAAAAGAACAGGGGCGTCGTGATGGCAAAAG GAGGAAACTAGTTGATTCTAATGCTGAAACTGGACAAGGCACACCTAGTCGTCGAGCACCGCCAAATAGTTGGTCAGCTGGGAAGAAGCAGGGCAAGGATTTTCATTTGAAGAGAAGGACAGGGAGAGGTAACAACCCTCATGCTGCAAAAAGGAGGCATCTAAGCAGAGGTTCAGGTGGCAAGGGCGATAGGACTACTTCCAAGCCCAAGTCGAAATGGCAACCAGGAAAATAG